The following are from one region of the Paenibacillus protaetiae genome:
- a CDS encoding GH36-type glycosyl hydrolase domain-containing protein translates to MIPTVEQLEQQARELALIHLPARASMKASDRVKREFRQDMSALGAFAAELKQADSSAFQPAEQWLTDHADFIESEAFAVEDGFSQKFARRLIRLKPDGDLRALDICHEYIRKTDGAFDMDSFTRYINAYQDVSTLTIAEIWAMPFMLKIAAIRRLSLLMGEVRERRQACLKVEALLAPFAEGKKSPDAAAITEALEQAGEQMPLPAAVIVHLASQLNEWADEAGEVREWLLCRLDNGAESLNKLVLYEHQLQASFEVTAGQLVQTLRMLTRSNWTAPFEQMSIVERTLREEQAATYSAMDERSRQTLRGRVERLAARYGVPEAMIAEQAVKLARDGQLAYEAGEQQGEGGLPPRQAYAAYYLLDPAGIVNLKASLRECSVPGRLRGEVKLLPGITAYLNWTVALFAVLLAAGAWAAAAAHQGPMGVIAWCAAIVTLALPVSDWAVTVMHESICRLFESNPLLRYDYARGIDADAATITVIPVIWSKAEDVLDTADRLELHYLANKDPNISFAILGDFADAASEVADSDEEIRQTAVNRIHELNRIYGNAEAGTGPFLLFQRKRVWNESEGAWIGWERKRGKLVEFVELLRGGENTSYDCTAGDCSSLNRFRYVITLDADTELPVGAAQRMIATMHLPYNRARLNETGTRVAEGYGVLQPRVGVSYQAVSRSRLARLWSGRPGIDPYAFAMSDPYQDAFGQGIFTGKGIFDINAFRQVLSRRIPENRVLSHDLLEGGFLRGGLLTDIEVVDGHPATFQSYQQRMHRWARGDWQLVLWLRSRMEDRDGNRQKVDLGGLTRYQIVDNLRRSLMPIGIFALLAAGTFIGGGAGIVLFAIGLATLAMPFIRTLFDIRRVMRKPGTLLTALGQSLISLVMLPYQAFLMADAALRTLYRISLTKKKLLEWTSSAEVERNGRTNRHSLLFYWQGLAATVLFSIIAGLYGSGIALAAGLAAAVLWLLAPAFASWLDGSPAAEYGSELSHDEQLHLKQLAAQIWAYYEDFAVEGEHWLPPDNVQIDPAVGVAHRTSPTNIGLMMACTVTARDFGFIETEGMLDRIERTLSTIEQMDKWSGHLYNWYDTQTLRPLPPLYVSTVDSGNFVAYLVAVRHGIVEWARRDSDAETESGKRLAARAEAIAARLEAVIQATDFRPLYDEAAGLFTLGYHAALDRRETILYDLLASEARQASFLAIAFGQVPASHWFKLGRTMTKSGRFNTLLSWSGTMFEFLMPALLMRTYRKTVWSSTYRGVVNRQIQYAQQRGVPFGISESGYYAFDYQMNYQYRAFGVPGLGFQRGLENDLVLAPYAAVMALAVDARQSIQSLNQMEKLGAKGKYGYYEAIDFTDGRLPAGEKCVIISSFMAHHLGMSLLTLGNVLLPFTMIDRFHADKRVQAAELLLQERVPEKPAIIKNGYKPIPAREADKAAGGSRIPLREFDKPAPQPEVCVLSNGSFTSVISDVGGGYTSSGGIALSRWHEDPVAEAPGSCFYIRDVAAGKVWSPSYEPCRTPADRQKVRFALDKASFERLDGQMETMLEICVPPEHKAELRRLTLTNTGSETRIIEVTGYMELALAPPAADEAHPAFSKLFVKTEYDAASESLLAVRRPRTSKEPPIWAAYSMSVGCESLGPPEYETDRAGFIGRGHTLASPASLECKLSGTVGAVLDPSFVMRRRLSVAPGESVQLYAVAGIAASREEALAITAGVCGERQAEHAFQLAWTHSRIDLRHQHLTALEASDFHALAGRLLYQSPLKNERAASIAANKSGQSGLWPLGISGDLPIAAVYIADQSQLAFATKVLTGHAYLRRKGIRFDLLFMIEEAAGYYHHLQDAIRKASEQTGDGSTGPGAVFFVNADSMTEEQRHLLTAVCRVSLRADGPSLRAQLGAGGRRKPADAAAGAEPAAVEAASAAGAAADEGEAAGGRTQRQDTPAAADNKADSALPTIEGLPPSFRLLPEKKRTAAELPASFKPDSLLIYNGWGGFAEDGREYRIAMHGGKYLTAPWSNVIANPTFGTLVTELGTGYTWWRNSREFKLTPWSNDPVLDTPGEICYIRDETNGRIWSGAPAPDLGDEAYEVSHGFGYTRFNRRTNGFAQQMTVYVDKDEPVKFVLLELHNETDEERELSVAYYTNWVLGVRRQGNAPYIVSEWDEETGTLLARNSYQETFRDGTAFLHVLADEPQPRLSYTANRHEFIGRGSSIARPSGMEADELSGATGAYADSCGAVRLKVNVAPGETRKVAVLLGASGSSEQALALVRKYGSIAGCEQALAEMRSFWDETLGQIQVATPSKELDLMLNGWLLYQALSCRIWARTGFYQAGGAYGFRDQLQDSLSLLHARPELTRKQIVLHASHQYEEGDVQHWWHEETERGIRTKYSDDLLWLPYAVARYIKHTGDSSVLEERVPYLTSPVLTEEEHERYEATTLSAHTGTVYEHAIRAIEKASRYGEHGMPLMGIGDWNDGMNSVGDEGRGESVWLGWFLCDVLRKFSEVCELKGDAGRAQEYRERRDTIAEAVNRSAWDGEWFRRAVTDEGAWLGSYRNEECRVDAIAQSWSVISGAAPLERARQAMRSFDRELVDRELSVARLLTPAFDKTDPSPGYIQGYPPGIRENGAQYTHGVIWSIVAWAELGEGDKAAELFQLLNPINHAHSAGDVRKYAGEPYVMAADVYTGEPYKGRAGWTWYTGASGWMYQAGIEWLLGIRREQDKLTVNPAVPAGWEHYSFRYRYGRSVYEVKVTLRGASAQVLLDGAAVSHEAGGLYIPLKDDGQTHQAEWIIPHPALTAAAPAAAGKREDQASVPAR, encoded by the coding sequence ATGATTCCAACCGTTGAGCAACTAGAACAGCAAGCCCGCGAGCTGGCTCTTATACATCTTCCTGCACGTGCTTCCATGAAAGCAAGCGACAGGGTTAAGCGGGAATTCCGCCAAGATATGTCTGCATTAGGCGCATTTGCAGCGGAATTAAAACAAGCCGATTCTTCCGCTTTTCAGCCGGCAGAGCAATGGCTTACCGATCATGCCGATTTTATTGAGAGCGAAGCATTCGCCGTTGAAGACGGCTTCTCGCAAAAATTCGCCCGCCGGTTAATCCGGTTAAAGCCGGACGGCGATTTGCGCGCTTTGGACATTTGCCATGAGTATATCCGCAAAACCGACGGCGCGTTCGATATGGACAGCTTCACCCGCTACATAAACGCCTATCAGGATGTGTCGACACTTACCATTGCCGAAATTTGGGCGATGCCTTTTATGCTGAAAATTGCCGCTATCCGCAGGCTGTCGCTCTTAATGGGCGAGGTGCGGGAGCGGAGGCAGGCTTGCCTGAAGGTGGAAGCGCTGCTGGCCCCTTTTGCCGAAGGGAAAAAAAGCCCCGACGCCGCAGCAATAACCGAAGCGCTGGAACAAGCCGGCGAACAGATGCCGCTGCCCGCTGCCGTTATCGTTCATCTGGCGAGCCAGCTGAACGAATGGGCTGACGAAGCGGGCGAGGTGCGGGAGTGGCTGTTGTGCCGCCTCGACAATGGCGCGGAAAGCTTAAACAAGCTGGTGCTGTACGAGCATCAGCTGCAAGCCTCCTTTGAAGTGACGGCGGGGCAGCTCGTGCAGACACTTCGAATGCTGACTCGTTCGAACTGGACGGCTCCGTTCGAACAAATGAGCATCGTCGAGCGGACGCTGCGCGAAGAGCAGGCGGCGACTTATTCCGCCATGGACGAACGAAGCCGCCAGACATTGCGCGGCCGTGTTGAACGGCTGGCGGCCCGGTATGGCGTGCCGGAGGCGATGATTGCCGAGCAGGCGGTGAAGCTTGCAAGAGACGGCCAGCTTGCATACGAAGCGGGTGAACAACAAGGCGAAGGCGGTTTGCCGCCTAGGCAAGCTTATGCAGCGTATTATTTGCTTGATCCGGCAGGCATCGTAAACCTGAAAGCATCGCTGCGGGAATGCAGCGTGCCTGGCAGGCTGCGCGGAGAAGTGAAGCTGCTCCCGGGCATTACCGCTTATTTGAACTGGACGGTTGCGTTATTTGCTGTATTGCTTGCTGCCGGCGCGTGGGCGGCGGCTGCAGCCCATCAAGGGCCGATGGGCGTAATTGCGTGGTGCGCGGCGATTGTGACGCTGGCTTTGCCGGTAAGCGATTGGGCGGTTACGGTCATGCATGAATCGATTTGCCGATTGTTTGAATCCAATCCGCTGCTGCGCTATGACTACGCCCGCGGAATTGATGCGGATGCCGCAACCATTACCGTCATTCCGGTCATCTGGTCCAAGGCAGAGGATGTGCTGGACACAGCGGACCGGCTTGAGCTTCATTATTTGGCGAACAAAGATCCGAATATTTCGTTTGCGATATTGGGCGATTTTGCCGATGCGGCTTCTGAAGTTGCTGATTCCGACGAGGAAATCAGGCAGACGGCAGTCAATCGGATTCATGAGCTGAACCGGATATACGGTAATGCGGAAGCCGGAACCGGCCCGTTCCTGTTATTCCAGCGCAAGCGCGTCTGGAATGAGTCGGAAGGAGCCTGGATCGGCTGGGAGCGCAAGCGCGGCAAGCTCGTTGAATTTGTGGAGCTGCTGCGCGGCGGCGAAAATACGAGCTACGACTGCACTGCAGGCGACTGCTCGTCGCTGAACCGGTTCCGTTATGTCATTACGCTGGACGCTGATACGGAGCTGCCGGTTGGCGCGGCGCAGCGGATGATCGCGACGATGCATTTGCCCTACAACCGGGCGCGGCTTAATGAAACGGGCACGCGTGTTGCGGAAGGCTACGGCGTGCTGCAGCCGCGGGTTGGCGTCAGCTATCAGGCGGTATCGCGTTCGCGGCTTGCCCGCTTATGGTCGGGGCGGCCGGGCATTGACCCGTATGCGTTTGCGATGTCTGATCCGTATCAGGATGCGTTTGGGCAAGGCATCTTTACAGGCAAAGGGATCTTTGATATTAATGCGTTCCGGCAGGTGCTCAGCAGACGTATTCCGGAAAATCGCGTGCTCAGCCATGACCTGCTGGAGGGCGGATTTCTGCGCGGCGGCTTGTTGACGGATATCGAGGTTGTCGACGGCCACCCTGCAACGTTTCAATCGTACCAGCAGCGGATGCATCGTTGGGCGCGCGGCGACTGGCAGCTGGTGTTATGGCTCCGCTCCCGGATGGAGGACCGCGACGGCAACCGGCAAAAGGTGGATCTCGGCGGTTTGACGCGTTACCAGATTGTCGACAATCTGCGGCGGAGCCTGATGCCGATCGGCATCTTCGCGTTGCTTGCTGCCGGAACATTTATCGGCGGCGGAGCGGGAATAGTGTTATTTGCAATTGGCCTTGCTACGCTGGCAATGCCGTTCATTCGCACACTGTTTGATATAAGACGGGTCATGCGCAAGCCCGGCACGCTGCTGACGGCGCTTGGTCAGTCTCTAATATCGCTTGTGATGCTCCCTTACCAAGCGTTTCTTATGGCAGATGCGGCATTAAGAACGTTATACCGGATCAGCCTTACCAAAAAAAAGCTGCTGGAGTGGACCAGCTCTGCCGAAGTGGAACGGAACGGGCGGACCAACCGGCATTCCCTTCTTTTTTATTGGCAAGGGCTTGCCGCAACCGTGCTGTTCAGCATCATTGCCGGCTTGTACGGCAGCGGGATAGCGCTGGCGGCAGGGCTTGCCGCCGCAGTGTTGTGGCTGCTTGCTCCCGCGTTTGCTTCCTGGCTGGACGGATCGCCTGCGGCTGAATACGGAAGTGAGCTGTCCCATGACGAGCAGCTCCATTTAAAGCAGCTTGCGGCGCAAATCTGGGCATATTATGAAGATTTCGCAGTGGAGGGAGAACACTGGCTGCCGCCTGATAACGTCCAGATCGATCCGGCCGTCGGCGTTGCACACCGGACATCGCCGACCAACATCGGCTTGATGATGGCCTGTACCGTTACGGCCAGAGATTTTGGATTTATTGAGACGGAAGGCATGCTGGACAGGATCGAACGGACGCTTTCAACCATTGAGCAAATGGACAAATGGTCGGGTCATCTGTACAACTGGTACGACACACAGACGCTGCGCCCGCTGCCGCCGCTGTATGTATCTACGGTGGACTCCGGCAATTTTGTCGCCTACCTGGTTGCTGTTCGGCACGGCATTGTGGAATGGGCGCGCCGTGACAGCGATGCGGAGACGGAAAGCGGCAAACGGCTGGCCGCGCGGGCCGAAGCCATTGCCGCGCGGCTGGAGGCGGTTATCCAGGCGACAGATTTCCGTCCGCTGTACGACGAAGCGGCCGGCTTGTTTACGCTTGGTTATCACGCGGCGCTCGACCGGAGGGAAACGATTTTGTACGATTTGCTTGCCTCGGAAGCAAGGCAGGCCAGCTTCCTAGCGATTGCATTCGGGCAAGTTCCGGCTTCCCACTGGTTTAAGCTTGGACGCACGATGACCAAATCGGGGCGGTTCAACACGCTGCTTTCCTGGTCCGGCACAATGTTTGAATTCCTAATGCCGGCGCTGCTTATGCGCACGTACCGCAAGACGGTCTGGAGCAGCACGTACCGCGGCGTCGTAAACCGCCAAATTCAATACGCGCAGCAGCGCGGTGTTCCGTTTGGCATATCGGAATCCGGCTATTACGCGTTTGACTATCAGATGAACTATCAATACCGGGCGTTTGGCGTGCCGGGTTTAGGCTTCCAGCGCGGGCTGGAGAACGATCTGGTGCTGGCTCCTTATGCGGCCGTTATGGCGCTCGCCGTCGATGCAAGGCAGTCGATTCAATCGCTCAATCAAATGGAGAAGCTGGGCGCGAAAGGAAAATACGGCTATTACGAAGCGATTGACTTTACCGATGGCCGGCTCCCTGCCGGGGAAAAATGCGTGATCATCAGCAGCTTTATGGCGCATCATCTCGGCATGAGCCTGCTGACGCTCGGCAATGTGCTGCTTCCGTTTACGATGATTGACCGCTTCCATGCGGATAAACGGGTGCAGGCAGCGGAGCTGCTGCTGCAGGAAAGAGTTCCTGAGAAGCCGGCAATCATTAAAAACGGCTACAAGCCGATCCCTGCCCGCGAAGCGGACAAAGCAGCGGGCGGCTCGCGTATTCCGCTACGGGAGTTTGACAAGCCTGCTCCGCAGCCGGAAGTATGCGTATTGTCGAACGGCTCGTTCACCAGCGTCATCTCGGATGTCGGGGGCGGATACACAAGCAGCGGCGGCATTGCATTGTCCCGCTGGCATGAAGACCCGGTTGCGGAAGCGCCCGGTTCCTGCTTCTATATCCGCGATGTGGCGGCCGGCAAAGTATGGTCGCCATCGTATGAGCCGTGCCGCACGCCGGCCGACCGCCAGAAGGTCCGTTTTGCACTGGATAAAGCAAGCTTCGAACGGCTGGACGGGCAAATGGAAACGATGCTGGAAATATGCGTGCCGCCGGAACATAAAGCCGAACTTCGCCGGCTGACGCTGACGAATACCGGATCGGAAACCCGAATTATTGAAGTGACGGGTTATATGGAGCTTGCGCTTGCTCCGCCAGCTGCGGATGAAGCCCATCCGGCCTTCAGCAAATTGTTTGTGAAGACGGAATATGACGCCGCTTCAGAAAGCTTGCTGGCTGTCCGCCGGCCGCGTACGTCGAAGGAGCCGCCCATCTGGGCAGCTTATTCGATGTCGGTCGGCTGCGAGTCGCTTGGCCCGCCGGAATATGAAACCGACCGGGCAGGCTTTATCGGGCGGGGCCATACGCTGGCCAGCCCGGCAAGCCTGGAATGCAAGTTGTCCGGCACGGTTGGCGCGGTGCTGGACCCGTCGTTTGTAATGCGCCGCCGATTGTCGGTCGCCCCCGGCGAGTCCGTCCAGCTGTACGCTGTGGCGGGTATCGCGGCAAGCCGCGAGGAGGCGCTTGCCATTACGGCGGGCGTGTGCGGAGAGCGCCAAGCCGAGCATGCGTTCCAGCTTGCCTGGACGCACAGCCGCATCGATTTGCGGCATCAGCACTTGACTGCGCTGGAAGCGTCGGATTTTCACGCGCTGGCGGGACGGCTGCTGTACCAGTCGCCGCTGAAAAACGAGCGCGCGGCCAGCATCGCCGCCAACAAGTCCGGCCAATCCGGTTTATGGCCGCTTGGCATTTCGGGCGATCTGCCGATTGCCGCCGTCTATATCGCCGACCAGTCGCAGCTCGCTTTTGCCACTAAAGTGCTGACCGGCCATGCTTATTTGCGGCGCAAAGGCATCCGCTTCGATCTGTTGTTTATGATTGAAGAAGCGGCAGGGTATTACCATCATTTGCAGGATGCGATCCGCAAAGCATCCGAGCAGACCGGGGACGGCTCAACCGGCCCCGGAGCTGTGTTTTTTGTGAATGCGGACAGTATGACGGAGGAACAGCGCCATTTGCTGACGGCGGTCTGCCGCGTATCGCTGCGCGCCGACGGTCCAAGCCTCCGCGCCCAGCTTGGCGCAGGCGGGCGCCGGAAACCGGCGGATGCGGCAGCCGGCGCGGAGCCGGCCGCAGTTGAAGCAGCATCAGCTGCGGGCGCTGCAGCTGATGAAGGCGAAGCCGCAGGCGGCCGCACGCAGCGGCAGGATACGCCCGCCGCAGCGGACAATAAAGCGGATTCGGCGCTGCCTACAATCGAAGGGCTGCCGCCGTCCTTCCGGCTGCTTCCGGAGAAGAAACGAACCGCTGCAGAGCTGCCGGCTTCGTTCAAGCCGGATTCGCTGCTTATATACAACGGCTGGGGAGGTTTCGCCGAAGACGGTCGGGAATACCGGATCGCGATGCATGGCGGCAAATATTTGACCGCGCCTTGGAGCAATGTGATCGCGAATCCGACGTTTGGCACGCTGGTCACCGAGCTTGGCACCGGCTATACCTGGTGGCGCAACAGCCGCGAGTTTAAGCTGACGCCATGGTCCAATGATCCGGTGCTGGATACGCCGGGCGAAATTTGCTATATCCGTGACGAAACGAACGGCCGGATCTGGTCCGGGGCTCCGGCGCCCGATCTGGGAGACGAAGCCTATGAGGTGTCGCATGGCTTTGGCTATACGAGGTTTAACCGGCGGACGAACGGGTTCGCCCAGCAGATGACCGTCTATGTCGACAAGGATGAGCCGGTCAAATTCGTGCTTCTTGAGCTGCACAACGAAACGGATGAGGAGCGGGAACTGTCCGTCGCTTATTACACCAATTGGGTGCTTGGCGTCCGGCGTCAAGGCAACGCGCCGTATATCGTATCGGAGTGGGATGAAGAGACCGGCACGCTGCTGGCGCGCAACAGCTACCAGGAGACGTTCCGGGACGGCACTGCATTCCTGCATGTGCTGGCCGATGAGCCGCAGCCCCGCCTGTCTTATACGGCGAACCGGCACGAGTTTATCGGCCGCGGCAGCTCGATCGCCCGGCCCTCCGGCATGGAGGCGGATGAGCTGTCCGGCGCGACCGGCGCATACGCTGACAGCTGCGGAGCGGTCCGGTTAAAGGTAAACGTAGCTCCCGGCGAAACGAGGAAGGTTGCGGTCTTGCTTGGGGCAAGCGGCTCCAGCGAACAAGCGCTGGCGCTCGTCCGCAAATACGGGAGCATAGCCGGCTGCGAGCAGGCGCTTGCCGAGATGCGCAGCTTCTGGGATGAAACGCTCGGCCAGATCCAAGTGGCAACGCCTAGCAAGGAGCTGGATTTGATGCTGAACGGCTGGCTGCTGTATCAGGCGCTCTCTTGCCGGATCTGGGCACGGACGGGCTTCTACCAAGCTGGCGGCGCGTACGGCTTCCGGGACCAGCTGCAGGATTCGCTGTCGCTGCTCCATGCCCGGCCGGAATTGACGCGCAAGCAAATTGTCCTTCATGCGTCGCATCAATACGAAGAAGGCGATGTGCAGCATTGGTGGCATGAAGAAACGGAGCGCGGCATCCGGACCAAATATTCCGACGACCTGCTGTGGCTGCCTTATGCCGTGGCAAGGTATATCAAGCATACGGGCGACAGCTCGGTGCTTGAGGAGCGGGTGCCGTATTTGACCAGCCCCGTTCTGACCGAGGAGGAACATGAACGGTACGAAGCGACCACGTTGTCAGCGCATACCGGCACCGTATACGAGCATGCCATTCGCGCCATTGAAAAAGCGTCTCGTTACGGCGAGCACGGCATGCCGCTGATGGGCATCGGGGACTGGAACGACGGGATGAATTCTGTCGGCGACGAAGGGCGAGGCGAAAGCGTCTGGCTCGGCTGGTTCCTGTGCGATGTGCTGCGCAAGTTCAGCGAGGTGTGCGAGCTTAAGGGCGATGCCGGGCGGGCGCAGGAGTACCGCGAGCGCCGCGATACGATTGCGGAAGCGGTGAACCGGAGCGCCTGGGACGGCGAATGGTTCCGCCGGGCGGTTACGGACGAGGGCGCTTGGCTTGGCTCTTACCGCAACGAGGAATGCCGGGTGGACGCCATTGCGCAGTCCTGGTCTGTTATATCGGGAGCAGCGCCGCTTGAGCGGGCGCGCCAGGCGATGCGTTCGTTCGACCGCGAGCTTGTCGACCGCGAGCTGTCTGTCGCGCGGCTCCTGACGCCGGCATTTGACAAAACCGATCCAAGCCCGGGTTATATTCAAGGCTACCCGCCGGGCATCCGCGAGAACGGCGCCCAATATACACATGGCGTTATTTGGAGTATTGTCGCTTGGGCGGAGCTGGGCGAAGGGGATAAAGCGGCGGAGCTGTTCCAGCTGCTGAACCCGATCAACCACGCGCACAGTGCGGGCGATGTCCGCAAATACGCCGGCGAGCCGTACGTTATGGCCGCAGATGTCTACACGGGCGAGCCGTATAAGGGAAGGGCCGGCTGGACCTGGTACACCGGGGCGTCCGGCTGGATGTACCAAGCCGGCATTGAATGGCTGCTTGGCATCCGTCGGGAGCAGGATAAGCTGACGGTGAATCCGGCGGTTCCTGCCGGGTGGGAGCATTATTCATTCCGGTACCGTTATGGCCGCTCGGTTTACGAAGTCAAAGTTACGCTGCGGGGCGCTTCCGCCCAGGTACTGCTCGATGGAGCGGCTGTCAGCCATGAAGCCGGCGGCTTGTACATTCCGCTGAAAGATGACGGCCAAACGCATCAGGCGGAATGGATTATTCCGCATCCGGCTTTAACAGCTGCGGCTCCGGCTGCCGCCGGCAAAAGAGAAGACCAGGCTTCCGTGCCGGCACGTTAA
- a CDS encoding tyrosine-protein phosphatase: MMKKSILAGTALFLTIAPFAAGAANAASPAPAPAAHAIAKSVKQGSFVSASVERKADGKLVIHWHTDADLGAAKVYWSTNPDGGWKELVRTYTNYGGYVTEDPNPGSRVYFKVKGGNGAEIKTAERKLPLKGTTNFRDLGGYQTSDGRTVKWGKLFRADELAGLTPDDIAYLQKSGLKTDVDYRTDAEIAAKPDPAIPGVTYVKDQVFQDTGSGTDIMAVLAAGQFDQLGKPGAMLVDANRQMVDHPDAYVKLFDLMLDPNTSALVQHCTAGKDRTGLGSALMLLALGVPKQTVVDDFLLTNTYRADYNKAAVDVMVKQFNVTDPTAVDVIQAMMDVRPEYIYAAFDEMQKNYGSIAGFLEKGLGLTKAEQAKLQQMYLE, translated from the coding sequence ATGATGAAAAAATCAATTTTGGCCGGAACCGCTTTATTCCTTACGATCGCACCATTCGCTGCAGGAGCGGCTAACGCCGCATCCCCGGCGCCCGCTCCGGCGGCGCACGCCATTGCAAAGTCGGTAAAGCAGGGCAGCTTCGTCAGCGCTTCGGTTGAACGCAAAGCCGACGGCAAGCTGGTTATCCACTGGCATACTGATGCGGATCTCGGCGCAGCCAAAGTGTACTGGAGCACAAACCCGGACGGCGGCTGGAAAGAGCTTGTCCGCACGTACACCAATTACGGCGGTTATGTAACGGAAGACCCGAACCCGGGCAGCCGCGTATACTTTAAAGTAAAAGGCGGCAACGGCGCGGAAATTAAAACAGCGGAGCGCAAACTTCCGTTAAAAGGCACGACCAACTTCCGCGATCTGGGCGGCTATCAAACGTCGGACGGCCGCACCGTCAAGTGGGGCAAGCTGTTCCGCGCGGACGAGCTGGCCGGACTGACTCCGGACGATATTGCTTATTTGCAAAAAAGCGGCCTGAAAACTGATGTGGACTACCGGACCGACGCTGAAATCGCAGCTAAACCGGACCCGGCGATACCGGGCGTCACTTATGTGAAAGATCAAGTATTCCAGGACACCGGCAGCGGCACGGACATTATGGCTGTTCTTGCGGCAGGCCAATTCGACCAGTTGGGTAAACCGGGAGCAATGCTTGTCGATGCCAACCGTCAAATGGTTGACCATCCGGATGCGTACGTTAAACTGTTTGACTTGATGCTTGATCCAAACACATCCGCGCTTGTCCAGCACTGTACGGCAGGCAAAGACCGGACAGGCCTCGGATCCGCTTTGATGCTGCTTGCGCTTGGCGTTCCAAAACAGACGGTTGTCGATGACTTCCTGCTTACGAACACTTACCGTGCGGACTATAACAAAGCGGCGGTTGATGTCATGGTGAAGCAGTTTAACGTAACCGATCCGACAGCTGTCGACGTCATTCAGGCGATGATGGACGTCCGTCCGGAATATATTTATGCCGCATTTGATGAAATGCAAAAAAATTACGGCTCGATCGCCGGTTTCCTGGAAAAAGGGCTGGGGCTTACGAAAGCCGAACAGGCAAAACTT
- a CDS encoding GntR family transcriptional regulator, whose product MADQFDNHLPIYMQIMDLIKKDIISGQLMPGDKIPSVRELAAELQINPNTIQRALQELEREEIVESKRGMGRYVTGDQAKITGLKKEKAGELLSRFVQGMQELGFHGADIVSIVAGAVQPGPLNDKEGL is encoded by the coding sequence ATGGCTGATCAGTTTGACAATCATCTGCCCATTTACATGCAAATTATGGATCTGATTAAGAAAGATATCATTTCCGGCCAATTAATGCCGGGCGACAAAATCCCGTCCGTCCGGGAACTGGCCGCAGAGCTGCAAATTAACCCGAATACGATTCAGCGGGCGCTTCAAGAGCTGGAGAGGGAGGAAATTGTGGAGTCGAAACGCGGAATGGGCAGATATGTGACGGGCGACCAAGCGAAAATTACAGGGCTGAAAAAAGAAAAAGCCGGCGAGCTGCTGAGCCGGTTCGTGCAAGGCATGCAGGAGCTTGGCTTTCACGGAGCGGATATTGTCTCCATTGTTGCGGGAGCGGTTCAGCCCGGGCCATTGAATGACAAGGAGGGTTTGTAA
- a CDS encoding ABC transporter ATP-binding protein: MEPILELEQVTKKYGRKKALDRVTLRLDKGKIIGLLGSNGSGKTTLLKLAAGIAFPTSGKVRIGGIDAGLQTKSLVSFLPDQSVLESWMRVKDAVRYYRDFYPDFKEEKAQSMLEFMKLQPNDRVTALSKGMRERLEVVLVLSRSARLYLLDEPIGGVDPVARGKILDAIVQFFDEDSTLVVCTHLVSDMERVFDEVVFIREGEMILQEEVESIRVNRGLSIDGLYKEVYGE, from the coding sequence ATGGAGCCGATCTTGGAATTGGAGCAGGTTACAAAAAAATACGGGCGCAAAAAGGCGCTTGACCGCGTAACGCTGCGGCTGGATAAAGGGAAAATCATCGGGCTGCTCGGCAGCAACGGCAGCGGCAAAACGACGCTGCTGAAGCTTGCGGCGGGCATTGCTTTTCCGACATCAGGCAAAGTGCGCATCGGCGGAATCGACGCCGGCCTGCAGACCAAATCGCTCGTGTCGTTCCTGCCTGACCAGTCTGTGCTGGAATCCTGGATGCGCGTGAAGGACGCGGTTCGTTATTACCGTGATTTTTACCCGGATTTTAAGGAAGAGAAAGCGCAAAGCATGCTGGAGTTTATGAAGCTGCAGCCGAATGACCGGGTTACCGCTTTGTCCAAAGGGATGCGGGAGAGGCTGGAAGTTGTGCTGGTGCTTTCGCGGAGCGCCCGGCTGTATTTGCTGGATGAGCCGATCGGCGGCGTGGATCCGGTAGCGCGCGGCAAAATTTTGGACGCGATTGTGCAGTTTTTTGACGAGGACAGCACACTGGTTGTCTGCACGCATCTGGTCAGCGATATGGAGCGGGTGTTCGATGAGGTTGTTTTTATCCGGGAAGGCGAAATGATTTTGCAGGAAGAGGTGGAGTCGATCCGCGTCAACCGCGGGCTTAGCATCGACGGCCTGTACAAGGAGGTGTACGGAGAATGA